The following coding sequences are from one Candidatus Auribacterota bacterium window:
- a CDS encoding bifunctional oligoribonuclease/PAP phosphatase NrnA: MASLARVKKIIRDGKVFALTTHIYPDGDAIGSTMAYLLLLKSMNKSAVAIIPSPAPLIYRFLDRRGDLLAYHKKYDPLIAGADALFILDSSTNDRLGPIYEVARRSGVRRVCIDHHPGNTVEAETKFVKIDACSTAQLIYELYLACGREIGRDAAIALYTGMHTDTVSFNFLGTTARTHEIVADLLRRGVDPKEAWLRMYGNDSPRLMKLAGITLEGLRTAAGGRIAWVVIRESQWRLLRVNPSETESITRYPLTLRGVGVIALFCEEGRRQVRVSMRALDRTDVGKIARALGGGGHSTSAGVRMQEPLPKVVRKIIKALMRRKP; the protein is encoded by the coding sequence GGGACGGCAAGGTATTTGCGCTCACCACGCATATATACCCCGATGGTGATGCCATCGGTTCCACGATGGCGTATCTCCTCCTCCTGAAATCGATGAACAAGAGCGCGGTCGCCATCATCCCGTCACCGGCCCCTCTCATATACCGTTTCCTCGACAGGAGAGGGGACCTGCTCGCGTACCATAAAAAATATGATCCCCTCATTGCCGGGGCGGACGCCCTCTTCATCCTTGACTCCAGCACGAATGACCGCCTGGGGCCGATCTATGAGGTGGCGCGGCGCTCCGGGGTCAGGCGGGTGTGCATCGACCACCACCCCGGCAATACGGTCGAGGCGGAGACCAAGTTTGTGAAAATCGATGCCTGCTCAACCGCGCAATTGATATACGAGCTCTATCTTGCCTGCGGCCGTGAGATCGGGCGGGACGCCGCAATCGCCCTCTACACGGGGATGCACACCGATACGGTTTCGTTCAACTTTCTTGGCACGACTGCCCGCACGCACGAAATAGTCGCCGATCTCTTGAGGAGGGGAGTTGATCCCAAAGAGGCATGGCTGCGGATGTATGGGAATGATTCGCCCCGCTTGATGAAACTGGCGGGAATTACACTCGAGGGACTTCGCACGGCGGCCGGGGGCCGCATCGCGTGGGTGGTGATACGGGAATCACAATGGCGGCTGCTGCGTGTCAACCCGTCTGAAACGGAATCGATTACACGCTACCCGCTCACGTTGCGGGGCGTGGGGGTCATCGCCCTCTTCTGTGAGGAGGGGAGAAGACAGGTCCGCGTGAGCATGCGGGCGCTGGACCGCACCGATGTGGGGAAAATCGCGCGCGCCCTCGGCGGGGGAGGCCACAGTACCTCGGCCGGCGTGCGGATGCAGGAACCCCTCCCCAAGGTGGTCAGAAAGATAATCAAAGCACTGATGAGAAGAAAACCCTAA